One Flavobacterium cerinum genomic window, AATCACAGTGATGACGACGATGACGATGATAATCAGGATGTGATTTACAACGATCATCAATATATGGAATACGATGATGATTATGAGCCGGTGCGTGTATTAAAAACAGTTTTTATGGCATCAGACGGTAATCCGTACGAATTAACGATTACTGCTTCGATGGTAGAAGAAGACGAGCTTCTGGAAGATTTGATGACCGCACTGATTGCACTTTATATCATGCTGGTCGTTAGCATTGTGATCATCAATTATTTTATTCTGAAAAAAGTTTGGCGCTCCTTCCATTCACTTTTGGACAAATTACGCCATTTTAAACTTGGAACCGGTACTGTTTTTCACGCTCCACCTTCTCCTATCGATGAATTTAAAGTATTAGGCAAAGAACTGGAAGCGTTATTAAAACGCAACGAAGCCACTTATAATAGTCAGAAACAGTTTATTGAAAATGCTTCACATGAGTTGCAAACACCGTTAGCCATTAGCATCAACCGATTGGAACTATTCGCTGAAAACAACATGTTAACCGAAGAACAGATGGAAGATGTCGGTAAAATAACCGATACCCTTTCCAGACTGGTCAAATTAAACAAATCGTTGTTAATGCTGTCAAAAATTGAGAACAGACAATTTCCGGATGAAGAAGACATCGATTTTAATGAATTAACCGAACAAATTGCATCCGACTTTGATGATTTTGCGGCATTTAAATCCGTTTCCTTACACATTGATCAAAAGGAACCGTTGACGTTTAAAATGAACAAAGGACTGGCAGTAACACTTTTAAGCAATCTGATCAAAAATGCCATATTACACAATCAAACAGGCGGCACAGTTGCAATTACACTATCCGAAAAACAATTGATCATTCGGAATTCCGGTTCCGACCAACCGTTAGATCCTGATTTTATTTTTAATCGTTTTGCCCGTCACGGTACCAATGAACACTCCACAGGATTGGGATTAGCCATCGTACAATCGATTATTTCCAATTATAATTTGTATATTACATACACCTTTGACAAGGAACATGTTTTTACTATTACGTTCCCATAAAAAAAAGTTCTTTTTTGTTTTTCCCAATTGTTTCCCAATTCAGGTTGTAATCTTGTATCAAATTTAAAAATCAATACAATTATGAAAACAATATTGAAATCCAATTTGACCCCGGTTGTACTATTATTAATCCTATTAACCGGATTTACCGTACAAGCACAAAAAACCAATATCAAAATGGCACAGTTACCGGCTAATGCGCAAAACTTTTTGAAAAAGCATTATCCGAAACAAACACCGAATTATATTTTGAAAGACGAAGAGACCTTTTCTCTGGACTATAAAGTACAATTAGCAGACGGTACTGAAATTGAATTTGACCGAAAAGGAAACTGGGAAGAAGTAGACGGCAATAAAAACACTATTCCGAACAGCATCATACCGGCACCGATTCTAACGTATGTCCAAAATCACTACAAAGGTGCAGCGATTGTAAAAATCGATAAAGGAGCCTGGGATTATGAAGTGGACCTGAATAATGGCCTGGAGCTAAAATTCAATTCTAAGGGAGAATTTTTACGAGTTGATGATTAAGCTTACAGATATAAAAAAACCGAACAATATGTTCT contains:
- a CDS encoding sensor histidine kinase, whose amino-acid sequence is MKLQVYTLRYLLIALLGVIALWASLFYMVILEEVYDNIDDGLKNSKLLIIRKAKESPELLTKHESEINQFTIKPVPMGRFIARNHSDDDDDDDNQDVIYNDHQYMEYDDDYEPVRVLKTVFMASDGNPYELTITASMVEEDELLEDLMTALIALYIMLVVSIVIINYFILKKVWRSFHSLLDKLRHFKLGTGTVFHAPPSPIDEFKVLGKELEALLKRNEATYNSQKQFIENASHELQTPLAISINRLELFAENNMLTEEQMEDVGKITDTLSRLVKLNKSLLMLSKIENRQFPDEEDIDFNELTEQIASDFDDFAAFKSVSLHIDQKEPLTFKMNKGLAVTLLSNLIKNAILHNQTGGTVAITLSEKQLIIRNSGSDQPLDPDFIFNRFARHGTNEHSTGLGLAIVQSIISNYNLYITYTFDKEHVFTITFP
- a CDS encoding PepSY-like domain-containing protein; this translates as MKTILKSNLTPVVLLLILLTGFTVQAQKTNIKMAQLPANAQNFLKKHYPKQTPNYILKDEETFSLDYKVQLADGTEIEFDRKGNWEEVDGNKNTIPNSIIPAPILTYVQNHYKGAAIVKIDKGAWDYEVDLNNGLELKFNSKGEFLRVDD